A single genomic interval of uncultured Desulfobulbus sp. harbors:
- a CDS encoding thermonuclease family protein: MRPSCCILLFLLSAPATCLSWPAKVISISDGDTITVLHSGAEERIRLYGIDCPEKNQDYGQQAKSITSSLITGRQVDVQTVTADQYGRTVALVSVDGQSLNELIIRNGYAWVYPQYCKKSYCSEWLRLEANARQLKKGLWDGSNIVKPWDFRKYAQASRKETPATPRTLPKEGNSSGFRCDGRTYCSQMTSCAEATWFIQNCPGTKMDGDNDRVPCEKQWCR, encoded by the coding sequence ATGCGTCCCTCCTGCTGTATTCTACTCTTCCTTCTCTCTGCCCCTGCCACCTGCCTCTCCTGGCCTGCTAAGGTCATTTCCATATCCGATGGTGACACAATCACTGTTCTCCACTCAGGAGCTGAGGAAAGAATCCGCCTCTACGGGATAGATTGCCCTGAAAAAAACCAAGATTATGGCCAACAGGCAAAGTCCATCACCAGTTCATTAATCACCGGCAGACAAGTTGATGTCCAAACCGTAACAGCTGATCAGTATGGCAGAACAGTTGCCCTGGTCTCAGTAGATGGCCAGAGCCTGAATGAGTTGATTATCAGAAATGGGTATGCCTGGGTCTATCCCCAATATTGCAAAAAATCATACTGTTCCGAGTGGCTCAGATTGGAAGCAAATGCTCGCCAGTTGAAGAAAGGTTTATGGGATGGTTCAAATATTGTGAAACCTTGGGATTTTCGAAAGTACGCACAAGCATCCAGGAAGGAAACACCAGCCACTCCTCGCACTTTGCCCAAAGAGGGAAACAGTTCAGGATTCAGGTGTGATGGCAGAACCTATTGTTCCCAGATGACTTCTTGCGCTGAAGCAACATGGTTCATCCAAAACTGTCCTGGTACCAAGATGGATGGCGATAATGATAGGGTTCCTTGCGAAAAACAGTGGTGCAGGTGA
- a CDS encoding tyrosine-type recombinase/integrase — translation MHLTESVLNYRRYLKRKNYSPHTVKNYLHRLQRFFAWLPVPLEAARRENVKWYIDFLLQHQISAQTINGHLVVIRMFYEFLKDEGEIKVDNPVGKGLLLRVAKPLPRHLRDVDIPRFFEVVTRSRDQAIFMLMLRCGLRVEEVADLTLDAIDYQRNRILVKSGKGGKDRVVFISNDATDALAAYLRIRFHTNEQKVFLVEKGPLKGKPISVRGIQKRIEYYSKKSGIAVSCHQLRHTMATQLLNADADLVTIQYLLGHTRIKTTMRYCHLSNMKAQRDYYRAVDRIIEKSKSTPAENAEN, via the coding sequence ATGCATCTCACAGAATCAGTACTCAATTACAGGCGGTATTTGAAGAGAAAAAATTATTCACCTCACACCGTAAAAAATTATCTGCATAGGCTGCAAAGGTTCTTCGCATGGCTCCCGGTTCCTCTCGAGGCAGCAAGACGGGAGAATGTAAAATGGTATATCGATTTTCTACTACAACATCAAATTTCTGCCCAGACTATCAATGGACACCTTGTCGTTATCAGGATGTTTTACGAATTCCTGAAGGACGAAGGAGAGATAAAGGTGGATAATCCAGTTGGTAAAGGTTTATTGCTACGGGTTGCCAAGCCGTTACCCCGGCATTTGAGGGACGTTGATATTCCGCGATTTTTTGAGGTGGTCACCAGAAGTCGGGATCAGGCAATATTTATGCTTATGTTACGTTGTGGCCTTAGAGTTGAAGAGGTGGCAGATCTCACACTCGATGCCATTGATTATCAACGAAACCGGATCCTGGTCAAATCGGGTAAAGGAGGTAAGGACAGGGTCGTTTTTATCAGCAACGATGCCACAGACGCACTGGCAGCGTATTTGCGGATAAGGTTTCACACGAATGAACAGAAAGTCTTTTTAGTTGAGAAAGGCCCCCTTAAAGGAAAGCCCATATCGGTTCGAGGCATCCAAAAACGAATTGAGTACTATTCAAAGAAAAGTGGGATAGCCGTTTCCTGCCACCAATTGCGGCATACCATGGCAACCCAACTCCTCAATGCTGATGCAGATTTGGTCACCATTCAATATTTGCTCGGCCATACAAGAATCAAAACGACCATGAGGTATTGTCATCTTTCCAATATGAAAGCACAGCGTGATTATTATAGGGCCGTTGACAGAATAATAGAAAAAAGCAAAAGCACACCCGCAGAGAATGCGGAGAATTAA
- a CDS encoding tyrosine-type recombinase/integrase: MAEQHWIPANYHSSEWAAVLQEKYSSVNFPLDAPDEARFLRSPPSSPPQSDWSPPDGCTSKKHQEVDHLCSRLTGTGLIGADLAVTYLREKYRKNNSIFTIKQAAYVVLSFLQFLDKTGANIFSVTRQDICAFVEHGQDRGLKANSVICNLRSVYTFLIFLVERKILPLAVLSKKIRLKPPDSLPRAIPSEHVDLLLSATGNPRNHALVLLLLRTGLRIGELLNVKISDIVLPERKILIYLAEKNDQGRVVYFSSDADSALREWLKRRDLQKDYLFYSPRNEKISYAAARKAFVQILKRADLSHYGYSFHCLRHTFATDMLNAGLRIEVLQQILGHQSIEMTLRYARLSDATRENEYLRAMTVIEKGGQNASHRISTQLQAVFEEKKLFTSHRKKLSA; this comes from the coding sequence ATGGCCGAACAACATTGGATACCTGCCAATTATCACTCCAGCGAGTGGGCCGCTGTTCTGCAGGAAAAATACAGCTCCGTCAATTTTCCTTTAGACGCCCCAGACGAAGCAAGATTCCTAAGATCCCCTCCAAGCTCTCCACCTCAATCAGACTGGTCACCACCTGACGGATGCACCAGCAAAAAACATCAAGAAGTCGATCATCTTTGTTCTCGGCTCACAGGTACTGGTCTGATCGGAGCTGACCTCGCCGTGACCTATCTTCGAGAAAAATATCGTAAAAACAACTCGATTTTCACCATAAAACAGGCCGCCTATGTAGTCTTATCCTTCCTGCAGTTCTTGGACAAAACAGGTGCCAATATTTTCAGCGTTACCCGTCAAGATATCTGTGCCTTCGTCGAGCATGGGCAGGATCGTGGGTTGAAGGCAAACTCGGTAATATGCAATTTAAGAAGTGTGTACACGTTTCTTATCTTCCTGGTTGAACGAAAGATTCTTCCACTGGCAGTTCTATCTAAAAAGATTCGACTGAAGCCACCTGACTCTTTACCCAGAGCTATTCCGTCGGAACATGTCGACCTTTTGCTTTCAGCCACCGGCAACCCTCGAAATCACGCCTTGGTCCTTCTTTTACTGCGGACAGGCCTGAGAATTGGCGAATTGCTCAATGTGAAAATCTCAGACATCGTTCTCCCGGAAAGGAAGATCTTGATTTACCTGGCAGAAAAAAATGACCAGGGTCGTGTGGTTTACTTCAGCTCAGATGCTGACTCTGCCCTTCGCGAATGGCTGAAAAGAAGGGACCTGCAAAAGGACTATCTTTTCTACAGTCCGCGAAATGAGAAAATATCATATGCGGCAGCGAGAAAGGCATTTGTTCAAATTCTCAAAAGGGCCGATTTATCCCACTATGGGTACAGCTTCCATTGCCTGCGCCACACTTTTGCCACAGACATGCTCAACGCCGGATTACGGATAGAGGTCTTACAACAAATCCTTGGTCACCAATCAATCGAAATGACCTTACGCTATGCAAGGCTATCAGATGCTACACGTGAAAATGAATATCTCCGTGCTATGACCGTTATTGAAAAAGGAGGGCAAAATGCATCTCACAGAATCAGTACTCAATTACAGGCGGTATTTGAAGAGAAAAAATTATTCACCTCACACCGTAAAAAATTATCTGCATAG
- a CDS encoding thermonuclease family protein: MKMISIRICNFVAVLLLLLANSSSSFAWSGKVVNVSDGDTIKVLHDGQQVKVRLYGIDCPEKSQSYGHKAREVAASMVAGRTVNVEVKDIDRYGRSVGLVSIDGVSLNEAMVRNGYAWVYQQYCKERFCSDWINLESMARRQQKGMWADPRIIPPWDWRHSGGKQQLYEQTSDVVGQSHIQSSDAAGGYHGNVRSHKFHRAGCQHYNCKNCTAIFGSREEAIQAGYSPCGICKP, translated from the coding sequence ATGAAGATGATCAGTATAAGAATTTGCAATTTTGTGGCTGTTTTATTGCTTCTACTAGCCAATTCATCATCTTCCTTTGCTTGGTCTGGAAAGGTCGTCAACGTATCAGATGGTGACACTATCAAGGTGTTGCATGATGGTCAGCAGGTGAAAGTCCGGCTCTATGGTATCGATTGTCCGGAAAAATCCCAATCATACGGCCATAAGGCACGAGAAGTGGCAGCCTCCATGGTGGCTGGTCGAACTGTCAATGTCGAGGTAAAAGACATTGATCGATATGGTAGGAGTGTTGGCCTTGTTTCAATCGATGGTGTTAGCCTTAACGAGGCTATGGTCAGAAACGGTTATGCCTGGGTATATCAGCAATATTGTAAAGAACGTTTTTGTTCAGACTGGATTAACTTGGAATCGATGGCCAGGCGGCAACAGAAAGGCATGTGGGCAGACCCTCGCATCATCCCCCCGTGGGATTGGCGTCATTCTGGAGGTAAGCAACAGCTTTACGAGCAAACTTCAGATGTTGTTGGCCAAAGCCATATTCAATCAAGCGATGCAGCGGGGGGGTACCATGGCAACGTCAGGAGTCATAAATTCCACAGGGCAGGATGCCAACACTACAACTGCAAGAATTGCACAGCGATTTTTGGATCGAGAGAAGAGGCTATTCAAGCCGGTTATAGCCCCTGCGGAATCTGCAAACCATAA
- the hxsD gene encoding His-Xaa-Ser system protein HxsD, with amino-acid sequence MAEYLRFSLDIKVYSLDSVKRAAFDLCNDAYFKFTSNENEQIMIDVKLKEGASPNTIDNFFNKILDHQLRIDLASQFGTLREIIVAQAFAPCDNLNELLEFQDQRNNV; translated from the coding sequence ATGGCAGAATACCTTCGGTTTTCACTAGACATAAAAGTCTATTCACTTGACTCTGTAAAAAGAGCAGCCTTTGACCTTTGCAACGATGCATATTTTAAGTTTACATCAAACGAAAATGAACAAATCATGATAGACGTCAAATTAAAAGAGGGGGCATCGCCTAATACGATAGATAATTTCTTTAACAAAATACTCGATCACCAACTGCGAATTGACTTAGCATCACAGTTCGGGACACTTCGAGAAATAATCGTTGCCCAAGCTTTCGCTCCTTGCGATAATCTAAATGAATTGCTGGAGTTCCAGGATCAAAGGAATAATGTATAA